One region of Jonesiaceae bacterium BS-20 genomic DNA includes:
- a CDS encoding ATP-binding protein, with product MMLNDVDHQKIRSLRLTVFAQKFFELVNDPANEKLLPEEVFMKAADHTLDIRRSNKIDRLIKQARFPLPTASIAELHYLPGRAINETQMKRYANHPWRDDPTNLLIIAPSGGGKTYIACAIGIAACHTEHSVYYSRLDELARKLLTARDNNKEYDALLERLNETDILILDDFLTVGVDQNVASDLFAILVGREHKLPTIIVSQTEPGYWLQALPDRVAADSIVNRLANNARVLNIGDTDMRKLKHEKARDQADFWE from the coding sequence ATGATGCTCAACGACGTGGATCACCAAAAAATCAGGTCTCTTCGGTTGACCGTATTTGCACAGAAATTCTTCGAGCTGGTCAATGACCCAGCGAATGAGAAGTTACTGCCCGAAGAAGTGTTCATGAAAGCAGCAGACCACACCTTAGATATTCGCCGGTCCAACAAGATCGACCGGCTCATCAAACAAGCCCGGTTTCCATTACCCACCGCTTCGATTGCGGAGCTGCACTACCTGCCAGGGCGGGCAATCAACGAAACCCAGATGAAACGGTACGCAAACCACCCCTGGCGTGATGACCCCACAAACCTGTTGATCATCGCGCCAAGCGGTGGCGGAAAAACCTACATCGCCTGCGCAATTGGGATCGCCGCCTGCCACACCGAACACTCCGTGTATTACTCACGACTCGATGAGCTCGCAAGGAAACTGCTGACCGCCCGCGATAACAACAAGGAATACGACGCGCTGCTAGAAAGGCTCAACGAAACAGATATTTTGATCCTGGACGACTTCTTGACGGTGGGAGTCGATCAAAACGTGGCCAGTGACCTGTTTGCGATCTTGGTCGGGCGAGAACACAAACTACCCACCATCATCGTCAGCCAGACCGAACCCGGATACTGGCTCCAAGCCCTACCCGACCGTGTCGCAGCAGACTCCATCGTCAACCGACTGGCCAACAACGCCAGAGTCTTAAATATCGGAGACACCGATATGCGCAAACTTAAACACGAAAAGGCTCGAGACCAAGCTGACTTTTGGGAATAG
- a CDS encoding XRE family transcriptional regulator, giving the protein MDLRDLRGVTQVEVAREVNVTQAFLSRVEKGERPLPETMASELAEIYGLPVSFFRVVDSQGLGANFTFWKKSRATVRDERRIGMYFRESERGFAALSQAQEQKTFTDNRHQIFELAGESDDAVDPELLAAVVRDLCGLGAREPVRSITRVIERLGIGVIAKLDDRENMSDHLGISRPHSRNSRPVVAVVAKTSGEELRFALGHELGHLLFDNENTRISGTRSEEEYRAHAFSSALFVSNSEMRSRVHERLPLHGFLPIKADYGIGVKALIVRSYRLGLISSDRYRSLMIQYSSRGWNHGEPVEVGQEKQALYRQLMENRYGPSGTHGMADDLGIEQESLKRWVDYTTETKVNDKSNVISLFGGR; this is encoded by the coding sequence GTGGACTTACGGGATTTACGTGGAGTCACACAGGTTGAGGTTGCGAGAGAAGTAAATGTTACCCAAGCCTTCTTGTCTCGCGTTGAAAAAGGCGAGCGGCCACTTCCAGAGACCATGGCCTCCGAACTTGCAGAGATTTATGGTCTACCAGTTTCATTCTTTCGAGTGGTTGATAGTCAAGGCTTAGGGGCAAATTTTACGTTCTGGAAAAAATCTCGCGCAACCGTACGTGATGAACGACGAATTGGGATGTACTTTCGTGAGAGTGAACGTGGTTTTGCAGCGCTGAGTCAAGCCCAAGAACAAAAGACATTCACCGATAACCGACACCAAATATTCGAGCTTGCGGGGGAAAGTGACGACGCAGTAGACCCTGAGCTGTTAGCGGCTGTTGTTCGGGACCTCTGTGGTCTAGGAGCACGCGAGCCAGTCAGATCCATTACTCGCGTCATTGAGCGCTTGGGGATTGGCGTGATTGCAAAGTTGGACGACCGGGAAAACATGTCAGACCACCTGGGTATTTCCAGACCGCACTCACGCAATTCACGGCCAGTTGTGGCAGTGGTAGCTAAGACTTCTGGAGAGGAGTTGCGGTTCGCACTTGGCCATGAACTCGGGCACCTTCTGTTCGACAACGAGAATACAAGAATTTCGGGAACGCGTTCCGAAGAAGAGTATCGTGCACACGCATTTAGCAGTGCATTGTTCGTATCTAACAGTGAGATGCGCAGCCGGGTTCATGAAAGGCTACCGCTGCACGGTTTTTTGCCGATCAAGGCAGACTACGGAATTGGAGTAAAAGCACTGATCGTTAGATCGTATCGACTCGGACTGATAAGTTCGGATAGATATCGGAGTCTAATGATCCAGTATTCCTCGCGTGGATGGAATCACGGGGAGCCAGTGGAAGTTGGTCAGGAGAAACAAGCTTTATACCGCCAGCTCATGGAAAACCGTTATGGCCCAAGTGGTACCCACGGAATGGCCGATGATCTTGGGATTGAGCAAGAGAGTCTAAAACGTTGGGTGGATTACACAACGGAGACCAAAGTGAATGACAAAAGCAACGTAATTAGTCTGTTCGGCGGTCGATAA